CACAAAACATGTAGGAACTGCAAATATCTCAAAGCCATCCCCAAAAATTAACATTAAGGTCTCTCAAATGAATATATTTCTCTATAATACCTATGCAATGTATGAAAATAAACAACTGGCAAGTCTCCTTTACTTCACATTCCCAATTTGTATTTTCTTAGTTGTTCAAGAGCCAAGAAAGTAACAATTGTATGTGGCCCCAATCTAATAAACGATGGCAACCAGCCTCTAAACATGAAGCCCACTCCTTCATTCTTCACAGCCGAAGTCAAAATTGTAATTGGATTACCATCAGTACCCTTGGCGTTCATAATTCTTGTCTTTACTACATCCGCAGGTGAACAAACAGTTGTTGCAACTAAACCTGCTAACAATGATGCACTGAAATGAGTGGATTTTTTGGTCGGATCAAGATGAACATGATCCACAAGGAGATTCTTAGCTATGTCATAAGTAACGACTTGAGAAGCTGTCATCAAGACTCCACGAACCAAATTGGGAGCCAACCCTCTGAATAAGGAGCCAGGATTTTCCTCTTTGCAAATTCTGTAGATACCGTCAAATGCATTCCtataatttcttctttgctctACTGGCAAAGTTGAATCATTTTGCATTCTGATGTTAACGACATCAGAAGGATTACCAACCAAACCTCCCAAAGCACCTGCAGTCATAGACATAGGAAGCAATACAGCTGTCGATGGCTTAGGGTTGTCTGTCATATCAACATATTTTTCTTTGAGAAATTCATAGACTCCAAATCTAGTAGTTGAATATGTTGCCTGCCTTAATAGGGAAGCGGTCAAACCGGAGtagattttgaaaaatcctTCCTTGCTTATAATTTGGTAAATCATAGATATTAAAGATTGTCCTGGAATAGTGGCTGTCTGCAAACGGACTTTAGCAAGGTCCAATGGATGCGTTACCAAGCATGCTATCATACTTGCAGCACCCCCATACCAAAATCTACGAGAAATGTTAGTAAATAAAGTCGACCATAATCTAGAGAACAAATGAAACATACGGATACTTGACCTTATTCGTATTAGGAGAACTCATTATACCTATAACGTTAGGGATTATTTGCTAATTCtaagaagaagctctttGGTAGGATTTTGAATCTTATATATTTTCAAGATGAGTTCGCTAATTTTTTTTGGAGTTGCGCTAAAAGAATCTAAGGATCTCGGAATGGTAAAAGCGTCCGAGTTACGTAAAAAGTGAACAAATTGCATGTGTACGCCTAgattttctatttctaaTCATGGCTTTTGATTGGATACTTCATTTTATGGTATGTTGAGCTCCAATATCATCACCAAGGCTCTTCTCTTTAAGgtgaattgaaaaatactaGTCGGTAGAGACCGGAGCGATTTTCTGTTGAGCTTACCAAAAAAATATCTTCCGATCTTCTCCTGGTTTCCCCTCCTTTTAAAATTAGAGCACTGATAGaaggctgcgaaaaacACTTATTCACTTGCTTCCACTTGCTTAAAAAGGGGACAGAAAATCTATCAAAACAACCAGACACACAGTTCTTGGTCGAAGGAGCACTCTTCATCAGTCTGGTCGGACTGAACCTTTTCgagaacttcttggaattTATTTTACAGAAATCATCAGCTGATGACAGCTTCAGATTGCCTTAAATTTCAAGTAATATGCTCGTTTCCGAAGTTGCATTTAAAGTATCCAAGTGACCATAGTATCACTAGTAGACCCCAGGTAGCCGGATAAGCTGTGGTTCTTTTGACTTGTTCAAACCACTTAAAATACGCCGCCCAATCCAATTTCGGAGAGATACAAGATGTATCAGAATTGGCGCAGAGAGAGAGAAGGGAATGGGCTATCGCTACGGTAGAAAACCCGTAGTGTGGAACCAAAGTGAAAATTCCATTGGTCTATCTAAATACACTATGGAATATTAGTTAGAAAAGCAATTGGTTGCTGTCTTCGGAATTTCTATTGTTGGGCTTAACTATGAACACACGACTGTTCA
This window of the Scheffersomyces stipitis CBS 6054 chromosome 6, complete sequence genome carries:
- the DIC1 gene encoding mitochondrial dicarboxylate transport protein (go_component membrane~go_function binding~go_process transport), coding for MIACLVTHPLDLAKVRLQTATIPGQSLISMIYQIISKEGFFKIYSGLTASLLRQATYSTTRFGVYEFLKEKYVDMTDNPKPSTAVLLPMSMTAGALGGLVGNPSDVVNIRMQNDSTLPVEQRRNYRNAFDGIYRICKEENPGSLFRGLAPNLVRGVLMTASQVVTYDIAKNLLVDHVHLDPTKKSTHFSASLLAGLVATTVCSPADVVKTRIMNAKGTDGNPITILTSAVKNEGVGFMFRGWLPSFIRLGPHTIVTFLALEQLRKYKLGM